Proteins encoded together in one Prochlorococcus marinus str. MIT 9211 window:
- the def gene encoding peptide deformylase, whose product MARSFAQLAKNAEKGSNSIAVSKEPTEKPSLKIHTLGNLELRQTAQRVSKVDNSIRTLIKKMLHSMYSAKGIGLAAPQVGIHKQLLVIDLDIENSTTPPIVLINPQITDFSAAIETYEEGCLSIPGVYLNVIRPSSIKLNFRDEMGRPKKMNADGLLSRCIQHEMDHLNGVLFVDRVTNENDLSKELQEHGFNSEDVISII is encoded by the coding sequence TTGGCTAGAAGTTTTGCTCAACTCGCAAAGAATGCCGAAAAAGGCAGCAATAGTATTGCTGTTTCAAAAGAGCCTACTGAAAAACCTTCTCTGAAGATACATACACTAGGCAACTTAGAACTGAGACAAACTGCGCAACGAGTCAGCAAAGTGGATAACTCTATAAGAACATTAATAAAAAAAATGCTCCATAGCATGTATTCAGCTAAAGGTATAGGTTTAGCAGCGCCCCAAGTAGGAATTCATAAACAACTTCTAGTCATAGATTTAGATATTGAAAACTCTACTACTCCTCCAATTGTTCTTATTAATCCTCAAATTACTGACTTTAGTGCAGCAATAGAAACTTATGAAGAAGGTTGCCTTAGTATCCCTGGAGTATATCTAAATGTAATTAGACCATCATCTATTAAATTAAATTTCCGTGATGAAATGGGAAGACCTAAGAAAATGAATGCGGATGGTCTATTGTCTAGATGTATCCAACATGAAATGGACCACCTCAATGGAGTCCTTTTTGTTGATAGAGTTACTAATGAAAATGATCTAAGCAAGGAATTGCAAGAACATGGCTTTAATAGTGAAGATGTAATTTCAATTATCTAA